A window of Brachybacterium fresconis contains these coding sequences:
- a CDS encoding gamma-glutamyltransferase family protein, giving the protein MPAVTAPGEFTTRPTLRGTFGMVASTHWLASSSAQSVLERGGNAFDAAVAGAFVLHVVEPHLNGPGGDMTGVFATGEEPDRPVVLMGQGAAPAGATLEHYRAEGLDLVPGAGALAAAVPAAVDAWLLLLAEHGTWEVADVLAYAIEYAEDGHPVLERVCDQIAAVAELFTAHWPTSAARWMPDGRVPRPGERITAPEYAQVLRELIAAGDPVGEDAADPRAARVAAARTEWRTGRVAHEAADFSAAPHRHSDGTDHAGVITADDFAGSTASFEDATTVTFRGHTIAKTGPWGQGPVLLQALKILEGLPDDHLDPSTELGAHTVLEALKLACADRDTHYGDARDVDLAVLLSEDYAARRRALIGPRASHEFRPGRLDGAPGWTPTVRTAAEQAARSGHDPAAAGGGEPTVPAARGGGGNDPGADAAGSVHGDTCHLDVVDRFGNMISATPSGGWLQSSPTIPGLGFCLGTRLQMTWLEEDSPSTLAPGRRPRTTLTPTLVLRDGEPVIALGSPGGDQQDQWQLLLILRLLVGGLTPQAAIDAPALHSTAVAGSFWPRTWEPGGAMVEDRLGEEVITALERRGHRITRAGDWSLGRLSCVLRDPVTGVLGAAANPRGAQGYAVGR; this is encoded by the coding sequence ATGCCCGCCGTCACCGCGCCCGGTGAGTTCACCACCCGCCCCACCCTCCGGGGGACCTTCGGCATGGTCGCCTCCACCCACTGGCTCGCCTCCTCCTCGGCGCAGTCGGTGCTCGAGCGGGGCGGGAACGCCTTCGACGCCGCCGTGGCGGGCGCTTTCGTGCTGCACGTGGTCGAGCCCCACCTCAACGGTCCCGGCGGGGACATGACCGGTGTGTTCGCGACCGGTGAGGAGCCCGACCGACCCGTGGTGCTGATGGGGCAGGGCGCCGCCCCGGCCGGTGCCACCCTCGAGCACTACCGCGCGGAGGGACTGGACCTGGTGCCCGGGGCCGGCGCCCTGGCCGCCGCCGTGCCCGCCGCGGTCGATGCGTGGTTGCTGCTGCTGGCCGAGCATGGGACCTGGGAGGTGGCCGACGTGCTCGCCTATGCGATCGAGTACGCCGAGGACGGCCATCCGGTCCTGGAGCGGGTGTGCGATCAGATCGCGGCGGTCGCCGAGCTGTTCACCGCCCACTGGCCCACCTCGGCGGCGCGCTGGATGCCCGACGGGCGCGTGCCCCGGCCCGGGGAGCGGATCACCGCCCCCGAGTACGCCCAGGTGCTGCGGGAGCTGATCGCGGCAGGAGATCCCGTCGGCGAGGACGCCGCCGACCCGCGGGCGGCCCGGGTCGCCGCGGCTCGCACCGAGTGGCGCACGGGCCGGGTGGCGCACGAGGCCGCTGACTTCAGCGCCGCCCCGCACCGGCACTCCGACGGCACCGACCACGCCGGGGTGATCACCGCCGACGACTTCGCGGGGTCCACGGCCTCCTTCGAGGACGCCACCACCGTCACCTTCCGCGGCCACACGATCGCCAAGACCGGGCCCTGGGGGCAGGGGCCCGTGCTGCTCCAGGCCCTGAAGATCCTCGAGGGCCTGCCCGACGATCATCTCGATCCCTCCACGGAGCTCGGCGCCCACACCGTGCTGGAGGCCCTCAAGCTCGCCTGCGCCGACCGCGACACCCATTACGGCGATGCCCGGGACGTGGACCTCGCGGTGCTGCTGAGCGAGGACTACGCCGCCCGACGCCGCGCCCTGATCGGTCCCCGGGCATCTCATGAATTCCGACCCGGCCGCCTCGACGGAGCTCCCGGGTGGACCCCGACGGTGCGCACGGCCGCCGAGCAGGCGGCGCGGTCCGGGCACGACCCGGCGGCCGCCGGCGGTGGGGAGCCCACCGTCCCGGCGGCGCGCGGTGGCGGCGGAAACGATCCCGGGGCGGATGCCGCGGGCAGCGTGCACGGGGACACCTGCCACCTCGACGTCGTCGACCGGTTCGGGAACATGATCTCCGCGACGCCCTCGGGCGGCTGGCTGCAGTCCTCCCCCACCATCCCCGGCCTCGGGTTCTGCCTCGGCACCCGGCTGCAGATGACCTGGCTGGAGGAGGACTCCCCCTCGACGCTCGCCCCGGGACGTCGCCCCCGCACCACTTTGACCCCGACCCTGGTCCTGCGCGACGGCGAGCCGGTGATCGCCCTCGGCTCCCCCGGCGGGGACCAGCAGGACCAGTGGCAGCTGCTGCTGATCCTGCGCCTGCTGGTGGGCGGCCTCACCCCGCAGGCCGCGATCGACGCGCCGGCCCTGCACAGCACCGCGGTCGCCGGCTCGTTCTGGCCGCGCACCTGGGAGCCGGGCGGCGCGATGGTCGAGGACCGCCTCGGCGAGGAGGTCATCACCGCCCTCGAACGCCGTGGGCACCGCATCACCCGGGCCGGTGACTGGTCGCTGGGGCGCCTGTCCTGCGTCCTGCGCGATCCGGTCACCGGTGTGCTCGGCGCCGCCGCGAATCCCCGGGGAGCCCAGGGGTATGCGGTGGGCCGCTGA
- a CDS encoding ThuA domain-containing protein yields the protein MTLRIAVFGENRHEKVDPKVQEIYPEGMHTVIAEGLREQLAADGVDAEVRIALLDDIDQSLSEEALAETDVLTWWGHMAHADVPDEISDRVVRRVHEGMGLIPLHSAHYSKPFKALMGTTCSLLWRNDGEEERVWTVNGSHPIARGVPHPIVIPEQEMYGEMFDIPAPDELVFVSSFAGGEVFRSGAAFRRGKGKVFYFSPGDQEYPVYRQTEIRRVLANAVVWARPEDRPAEPVKIANAPRDWFRGEGPEAVTRVI from the coding sequence ATGACACTGCGTATCGCCGTGTTCGGCGAGAACAGGCACGAGAAGGTCGACCCGAAGGTCCAGGAGATCTATCCCGAGGGCATGCACACCGTCATCGCCGAGGGCCTGCGCGAGCAGCTGGCCGCCGATGGTGTCGACGCCGAGGTGCGCATCGCCCTGCTCGACGACATCGACCAGTCGTTGTCCGAGGAGGCCCTCGCCGAGACCGACGTGCTGACCTGGTGGGGCCACATGGCCCACGCCGACGTCCCCGATGAGATCAGCGATCGCGTGGTGCGCCGCGTCCATGAGGGCATGGGCCTGATCCCGTTGCACTCGGCCCACTACTCGAAGCCGTTCAAGGCGCTGATGGGCACCACCTGCTCCCTGCTGTGGCGCAACGACGGCGAGGAGGAGCGGGTGTGGACCGTCAACGGGTCCCACCCCATCGCCCGGGGCGTCCCGCACCCGATCGTCATCCCCGAGCAGGAGATGTACGGCGAGATGTTCGACATCCCCGCGCCCGACGAGCTCGTGTTCGTCTCCTCGTTCGCCGGCGGCGAGGTGTTCCGCTCCGGCGCCGCCTTCCGCCGCGGCAAGGGCAAGGTGTTCTACTTCAGCCCCGGCGACCAGGAGTACCCCGTCTACCGTCAGACGGAGATCCGCCGCGTGCTGGCCAACGCCGTGGTCTGGGCCCGCCCCGAGGACCGGCCCGCGGAGCCCGTGAAGATCGCCAACGCCCCGCGCGACTGGTTCCGCGGCGAGGGTCCGGAGGCGGTCACCCGTGTCATCTGA
- a CDS encoding LppM family (lipo)protein, with translation MNTISARRRLIAVLVLPFVLLLSGCGRLSADFDIKDIDTIALSMDFGLDKNVLEKMGESFDSPDAMCEDLMGDANEDLLSAPVEAYEDGDIWGCRISGTSTRADFGSGLDLTEQDGEYHLILDLGSEGINQSDLDALGSLYGIDVSAFEFEISFTFPGKVIESQGGTVDGNTVTYTDVTEFSQGVDITAEADGFPWIVVIIIVVVVGFILLLAIAAVIFFVIRARRNKGGSAGPGAPGVNAPAAFGGAAGAASMSTGNAPPATPQGGQPWGPTTPPPAAPQGDQGQQGQPWNQPPQSGQQGQPWNQPPQPGQQGDQGQQWGQVSPPAAPQGDQGQPWNQPPQPGQEDGGSQPPQDPWSRPPQPPGQ, from the coding sequence ATGAACACCATCTCGGCCCGGCGCCGGCTCATCGCCGTACTCGTCCTGCCGTTCGTCCTGCTCCTGTCCGGGTGCGGGCGTCTCAGCGCCGACTTCGACATCAAGGACATCGACACCATCGCCCTGTCGATGGACTTCGGCCTGGACAAGAACGTGCTCGAGAAGATGGGCGAGAGCTTCGATTCCCCCGACGCGATGTGCGAAGACCTGATGGGGGACGCGAACGAGGATCTTCTGTCCGCCCCGGTCGAGGCCTACGAGGACGGCGACATCTGGGGCTGCCGCATCTCCGGCACCAGCACCCGCGCGGACTTCGGCTCGGGACTCGACCTGACCGAGCAGGACGGCGAGTACCACCTCATCCTGGATCTCGGGTCCGAGGGCATCAACCAGTCCGACCTGGACGCCCTGGGCTCCCTGTACGGCATCGACGTCTCGGCCTTCGAGTTCGAGATCTCCTTCACCTTCCCGGGCAAGGTCATCGAGTCCCAGGGCGGGACCGTCGACGGCAACACCGTCACCTACACCGATGTCACCGAGTTCTCCCAGGGCGTGGACATCACCGCGGAGGCCGACGGCTTCCCCTGGATCGTCGTGATCATCATCGTGGTGGTCGTCGGCTTCATCCTGCTGCTCGCGATCGCGGCGGTCATCTTCTTCGTGATCCGCGCCCGCCGGAACAAGGGCGGATCCGCCGGCCCCGGCGCCCCCGGCGTGAACGCCCCGGCCGCCTTCGGCGGTGCGGCCGGCGCGGCCTCGATGTCCACCGGCAACGCTCCTCCGGCCACCCCGCAGGGCGGCCAGCCGTGGGGCCCGACCACCCCGCCGCCCGCCGCGCCGCAGGGCGACCAGGGCCAGCAGGGCCAGCCGTGGAACCAGCCTCCGCAGTCCGGTCAGCAGGGCCAGCCGTGGAACCAGCCTCCGCAGCCCGGTCAGCAGGGCGACCAGGGTCAGCAGTGGGGTCAGGTGTCTCCGCCTGCCGCGCCGCAGGGCGACCAGGGACAGCCCTGGAACCAGCCGCCGCAGCCGGGTCAGGAGGACGGCGGCAGCCAGCCGCCGCAGGATCCCTGGAGCCGTCCGCCCCAGCCTCCGGGGCAGTGA
- a CDS encoding cell division protein CrgA, which yields MAKSRKKSSAQAASKATAQTTAAQPGTDDLDDLSPDSAAEGSTPASGKDPVARKKSAGKDPVATNGTDSGSGKRAGAGKNSKTTASGRDATRTSGSEVTEKAKDATRADSPKKAAAAESARTSGRRVAAEAPNPAWLAPTAVVLLIVGLVYLVAFYLSAGALPLPIGDWNLAAGFGVMLVGGGMLMFWK from the coding sequence ATGGCCAAGAGCAGGAAGAAGTCGTCGGCGCAGGCCGCGTCGAAGGCCACGGCCCAGACGACGGCCGCCCAGCCCGGGACGGACGATCTCGACGACCTCTCCCCCGACTCCGCGGCGGAGGGCTCGACACCCGCTTCCGGCAAGGATCCCGTCGCGCGGAAGAAGAGCGCCGGCAAGGACCCCGTCGCGACGAACGGCACAGACTCAGGTTCTGGAAAGCGGGCGGGCGCCGGCAAGAACTCGAAGACCACGGCGTCCGGCCGGGACGCGACCCGCACGTCGGGCAGCGAGGTCACCGAGAAGGCGAAGGATGCCACTCGCGCCGACTCCCCGAAGAAGGCCGCCGCCGCGGAATCGGCGCGCACGAGCGGCCGACGGGTCGCCGCCGAGGCACCGAACCCCGCCTGGCTCGCCCCCACCGCCGTCGTGCTCCTCATCGTGGGCCTGGTCTACCTGGTCGCCTTCTACCTCTCCGCCGGGGCGCTGCCGCTGCCGATCGGGGACTGGAACCTCGCTGCGGGCTTCGGCGTGATGCTCGTCGGCGGCGGCATGCTCATGTTCTGGAAGTAG
- a CDS encoding Gfo/Idh/MocA family protein, with translation MSSDLDITAGRTADLASVDPTAADLAAAEGTDTAAAPTLAPHLTDFPRLPTDRPARVVVVGAGGMGSWWAREVAASEVAELVGVADLVEGAPQKVIEQSGVADPSAVAAGTDGVDLAVELGADLLIDPTVPVAHHPVTLKALHAGIPVLGEKPVTETLPEALSLVAHTELTGVPFMVSQSRRFFRQVRQLRSFVAAHGPTVLTSAFFSLFTEMEGYRRTQLHPLLRDMGIHAFDTARYVMDADPVAVTARGAQPEWSVYSHDATVTATFEMSDGSLFVYNGTWNARGLPTYWNSEWRIGAQQGSATWDGTNAPVLGTEDAEETARLQAAVDAESDPEPDQIAASLIECVSALREGRTPMCEVHENLLSFAMVEAAVASVDRGERVEIDDLLEQARVEAIAAETDPQARDLMQSWSSVREALAAAQ, from the coding sequence GTGTCATCTGATCTCGACATCACCGCGGGTCGCACCGCTGACCTCGCATCCGTCGATCCCACGGCCGCCGATCTCGCGGCCGCCGAGGGGACCGACACCGCCGCGGCCCCCACGCTCGCCCCGCACCTGACCGACTTCCCCCGTCTGCCGACGGACCGCCCGGCCCGGGTCGTCGTCGTCGGCGCCGGCGGGATGGGCAGCTGGTGGGCGCGCGAGGTGGCCGCCAGCGAGGTCGCCGAGCTGGTGGGCGTGGCGGACCTCGTCGAAGGTGCTCCGCAGAAGGTCATCGAGCAGTCCGGGGTCGCCGACCCGTCGGCCGTCGCGGCCGGCACCGACGGCGTCGACCTGGCCGTCGAGCTCGGTGCCGACCTGCTCATCGACCCGACCGTGCCCGTGGCCCACCACCCGGTCACCCTCAAGGCGCTGCACGCGGGGATCCCGGTGCTCGGGGAGAAGCCCGTCACCGAGACGCTGCCGGAGGCGCTGAGCCTGGTGGCGCACACCGAGCTGACCGGGGTGCCGTTCATGGTCTCCCAGTCCCGGCGCTTCTTCCGCCAGGTGCGCCAGCTGCGCAGCTTCGTCGCCGCCCATGGGCCGACGGTCCTGACCAGCGCCTTCTTCTCCCTCTTCACCGAGATGGAGGGGTATCGGCGCACGCAGCTGCACCCGCTGCTGCGGGACATGGGCATCCACGCCTTCGACACCGCCCGCTACGTCATGGATGCGGACCCGGTGGCGGTCACCGCCCGCGGCGCCCAGCCCGAGTGGAGCGTGTACAGCCACGACGCGACGGTCACGGCGACCTTCGAGATGTCCGACGGGTCGCTGTTCGTCTACAACGGCACCTGGAACGCCCGCGGTCTGCCGACCTACTGGAACAGCGAGTGGCGGATCGGGGCCCAGCAGGGCTCGGCCACCTGGGACGGCACGAACGCCCCGGTGCTCGGCACCGAGGACGCGGAGGAGACCGCTCGGCTGCAGGCCGCGGTCGACGCCGAATCGGACCCGGAGCCGGACCAGATCGCCGCCTCGCTCATCGAGTGCGTCAGCGCCCTGCGCGAGGGTCGCACGCCGATGTGCGAGGTCCACGAGAACCTGCTCAGCTTCGCCATGGTCGAGGCGGCCGTCGCCTCCGTCGACCGCGGCGAGCGGGTCGAGATCGACGACCTGCTCGAACAGGCCCGCGTCGAGGCGATCGCCGCCGAGACGGATCCACAGGCCCGTGACCTCATGCAGTCGTGGAGCTCGGTGCGGGAGGCGCTCGCCGCCGCGCAGTGA
- a CDS encoding DUF881 domain-containing protein, with protein MDEDAGESRGPRRRVGVALVMVLCGVLFATTARISGGESIRDESGDVVSVLTERGRTIEQLTDEVADKRAQIDELSAAGGDARVQERSTQVAEAVGLREVSGPALEITLTDAPAGTLGTMDDVEPDDLVVHQQDMESYINALWAGGAEAMMLQDQRVVAGSAFRCAGNTLLLEGRVYSPPFVITVIGPTEQMLAALDDTSGVQVYREWVDYVGLGEQIRTLEETTLPAFEGSLTLETAQAG; from the coding sequence ATGGACGAAGACGCCGGAGAGTCCCGCGGTCCCCGCCGCCGGGTCGGCGTCGCGCTCGTGATGGTGCTGTGCGGCGTGCTGTTCGCGACCACCGCCCGGATCTCCGGGGGAGAGTCCATCCGCGATGAGAGCGGCGACGTCGTCAGCGTGCTGACCGAGCGGGGGCGCACCATCGAGCAGCTGACCGACGAGGTGGCCGACAAGCGCGCCCAGATCGACGAGCTGTCCGCGGCCGGTGGGGACGCCCGTGTCCAGGAGCGGAGCACCCAGGTCGCCGAGGCCGTCGGCCTCCGCGAGGTCAGCGGCCCCGCCCTGGAGATCACCCTCACCGACGCCCCTGCGGGCACGCTCGGGACCATGGACGACGTCGAACCCGATGACCTCGTCGTCCATCAGCAGGACATGGAGTCCTACATCAACGCCCTCTGGGCCGGTGGGGCCGAGGCGATGATGCTGCAGGATCAGCGGGTCGTGGCCGGCAGCGCCTTCCGCTGCGCCGGCAACACCCTCCTGCTCGAGGGGCGTGTGTACTCCCCGCCCTTCGTCATCACCGTCATCGGACCCACCGAGCAGATGCTCGCCGCCCTCGATGACACCTCCGGCGTGCAGGTCTACCGCGAATGGGTCGACTACGTCGGCCTCGGCGAGCAGATCAGGACTCTCGAGGAGACCACCCTTCCCGCCTTCGAGGGCTCCCTGACCCTCGAGACGGCGCAGGCCGGATGA
- a CDS encoding ArsR/SmtB family transcription factor gives MHEQPVRAVPDEEHAQIAASTFRMLSDPTRVKILWALFQEESSVNALADIVGATPAAVSQHLAKLRLSGLVESRKEGTFAYYRAADQHVRRLLTETLSHAEHVTGAAEERDPHSY, from the coding sequence ATGCATGAGCAGCCGGTACGAGCCGTTCCCGACGAGGAGCATGCGCAGATCGCCGCGAGCACCTTCCGCATGCTCTCGGATCCGACGAGGGTGAAGATCCTCTGGGCGCTGTTCCAGGAGGAGTCCAGCGTCAACGCGCTCGCCGACATCGTCGGGGCGACGCCTGCGGCGGTCAGCCAGCACCTGGCGAAGCTGCGGCTGTCGGGTCTGGTGGAGAGCCGCAAGGAGGGCACCTTCGCCTACTACCGCGCCGCGGACCAGCATGTGCGCCGCCTGCTGACCGAGACCCTCTCGCACGCCGAGCACGTCACGGGGGCGGCCGAGGAGAGGGACCCGCACAGCTACTGA
- a CDS encoding histidine phosphatase family protein encodes MMGDIWVLRHGESTANVEGLIVSVPGPRALAEVGLTPRGREQARQAGRGALEQGLGADALVLSSDFARARQTAEEFASVLGAREPRLDPRLRERCFGNHDEGPASAYEQVWAVDRERGTHEDGVEAVQDVATRIAEVLREADTLVVGAPVVLVAHGDVLQITLAVGAGVDPHDHRDVSHLGNAELRRLGPGRTAVTAAAPGR; translated from the coding sequence ATGATGGGCGATATCTGGGTGCTGCGGCACGGCGAGTCCACGGCGAACGTCGAGGGGCTGATCGTCTCGGTGCCGGGGCCCCGCGCCCTGGCCGAGGTGGGGCTCACGCCGCGTGGCCGCGAGCAGGCCCGACAGGCGGGACGCGGAGCGCTCGAGCAGGGCCTGGGAGCGGACGCGCTCGTCCTCTCCAGCGACTTCGCCCGCGCTCGCCAGACCGCCGAGGAGTTCGCGAGCGTTCTCGGGGCCCGGGAGCCGCGCCTGGATCCGCGGCTGCGGGAACGCTGCTTCGGGAACCACGACGAAGGACCCGCGAGCGCCTACGAGCAGGTGTGGGCCGTTGACCGGGAGCGCGGCACCCACGAGGACGGGGTCGAAGCGGTCCAGGACGTGGCCACGCGCATTGCGGAGGTGCTGCGGGAGGCCGACACGCTGGTCGTCGGCGCTCCGGTGGTGCTGGTCGCCCACGGGGACGTCCTGCAGATCACGCTGGCCGTCGGGGCGGGCGTGGATCCCCACGACCACCGGGACGTTTCGCACCTGGGCAACGCCGAGCTGCGACGGCTCGGCCCCGGCCGGACCGCCGTCACCGCAGCGGCACCGGGTCGATGA
- a CDS encoding cation diffusion facilitator family transporter — MNGTPDTRPAAPGDTHEPMGSPGRADEHDSPALHEHATTHEHGHDHAHRGFGGRLRHALIPHSHDHGEAIRTAEEASAIGLRAAWISLVGMGATAALQILIVALSGSVALLADTLHNLGHLATTIPLIIAFRLGRRAPTRRYSYGFRRAEDLVGLLIGAVIALSAGLIVWESVRALAGTRDMTHLGWVLAAALIGAAGNELVAIYRIRAGRRIGSAALIAEGQHARTDALTSLAVAIGVIGAWFGLPWIDPVIGLLIAAVVVAVLIASMRTVVERLMDGIDPQLLDQIETAAVTVPGVLAADEIRARWIGHRLDAELRLHLPANLPLTAASAIATEAEAAVHRELPPLERVGVRTVGRPAPQGSADPAESEGRAG; from the coding sequence GTGAACGGCACCCCAGATACCCGCCCGGCCGCACCCGGCGACACCCATGAGCCCATGGGCTCCCCGGGACGCGCGGACGAGCATGATTCCCCGGCCCTGCACGAGCACGCGACCACGCACGAGCACGGCCACGACCACGCGCACCGAGGGTTCGGGGGTCGCCTGCGCCACGCGCTGATCCCGCACAGCCACGATCACGGCGAGGCCATCCGCACTGCCGAGGAGGCCAGTGCGATCGGCCTGCGGGCCGCCTGGATCAGCCTCGTCGGCATGGGGGCCACCGCGGCTCTGCAGATCCTCATCGTCGCGCTCAGCGGCTCCGTGGCGCTGCTCGCCGACACCCTGCACAACCTCGGCCACCTCGCCACGACGATCCCGCTGATCATCGCCTTCCGCCTGGGCCGACGAGCCCCGACCCGCCGGTACAGCTATGGCTTCCGACGGGCGGAGGACCTGGTGGGACTGCTGATCGGTGCTGTCATCGCGCTCTCGGCCGGACTGATCGTCTGGGAATCCGTGCGGGCGCTGGCCGGCACCCGCGACATGACCCATCTGGGGTGGGTGCTCGCCGCCGCCCTGATCGGAGCCGCCGGGAACGAGCTGGTGGCGATCTACCGCATCCGTGCGGGCCGACGCATCGGCTCCGCCGCCCTGATCGCCGAGGGACAGCACGCCCGCACCGACGCCCTGACCTCACTCGCCGTGGCGATCGGCGTGATCGGCGCCTGGTTCGGACTGCCGTGGATCGACCCGGTCATCGGCCTGCTGATCGCCGCGGTCGTGGTCGCCGTGCTGATCGCCTCGATGCGCACCGTCGTCGAACGGCTGATGGACGGCATCGACCCGCAGCTGCTGGATCAGATCGAGACCGCGGCCGTGACCGTCCCCGGTGTGCTCGCGGCCGACGAGATCCGGGCGCGCTGGATCGGCCACCGTCTCGACGCCGAGCTGCGGCTGCACCTTCCCGCGAACCTCCCGCTCACCGCGGCGAGCGCGATCGCGACCGAGGCCGAGGCCGCCGTGCATCGCGAGCTGCCCCCTCTGGAGCGCGTCGGCGTGCGCACCGTCGGCCGACCCGCCCCGCAGGGATCCGCGGACCCCGCGGAATCGGAGGGACGGGCCGGGTAG
- a CDS encoding class E sortase, which translates to MMAARAAHRARSRGATVLGRVIGVLGELLITLGALLLLFLLWQLWWTDVVADREQSGIIAGLEDEWGSVDEERIARAQDGPPPVPDTFGDTKVWGTMHVPAFDRERFPLAEGVSLEQVLNVKGAGHYPETALPGQVGNFSVAGHRNTYGRVFEDIAGLESGDPIVVETADAFYVYEVTESLIVDPGAVEVIAPTPGQIGVEPTESMMTLTACHPMYSARERYIVHAEFAYWTDRADGIPEALASTEED; encoded by the coding sequence ATGATGGCCGCGCGCGCCGCCCACCGCGCCCGCTCCCGCGGTGCCACGGTCCTCGGCCGGGTGATCGGTGTCCTCGGCGAGCTGCTCATCACTCTCGGTGCCCTGCTGCTGCTCTTCCTCCTCTGGCAGCTGTGGTGGACCGACGTCGTGGCCGACCGCGAGCAGTCCGGCATCATCGCCGGCCTGGAGGACGAGTGGGGGAGCGTGGACGAGGAGAGGATCGCTCGCGCCCAGGACGGGCCGCCGCCGGTGCCCGACACGTTCGGGGACACGAAGGTCTGGGGCACGATGCACGTGCCCGCCTTCGACCGGGAGCGCTTCCCGCTCGCCGAAGGGGTGAGCCTGGAGCAGGTCCTGAACGTCAAGGGGGCCGGCCACTACCCCGAGACCGCCCTGCCCGGTCAGGTCGGGAACTTCTCCGTGGCCGGTCACCGCAACACCTACGGACGGGTGTTCGAGGACATCGCCGGTCTGGAATCCGGGGACCCGATCGTCGTCGAGACGGCCGACGCCTTCTACGTCTACGAGGTGACCGAATCCCTGATCGTGGATCCGGGCGCCGTCGAGGTGATCGCCCCGACGCCCGGGCAGATCGGGGTCGAGCCCACCGAGTCGATGATGACCCTGACCGCCTGCCATCCGATGTACTCCGCGCGCGAGCGCTACATCGTCCACGCCGAGTTCGCCTACTGGACGGACCGCGCCGACGGCATCCCCGAAGCGCTCGCCTCGACGGAGGAGGACTGA